In the genome of uncultured Pseudomonas sp., the window AAGCCACGTGCTTTGGGCGCTGCAGCCGTTAAGTCGCTGTGTGGCACTGCGCTGTCGGCAGCCTGCACGGCGAGTGTGGGTTCAGCTGCTGGGGTGTGGGTCATGACAATGTCCGCGGGTGCGAGAGGGAAAGGCCGGCGAGTATACCGGGCTATTGCACGGGCGGTGTCGCTGTTGGTCAGGGCGCGTTGCTCAGTGAAGGCTGCGCAGAGAAAGGTATCGCCGGGCCCGGGAGGCCCGGCGAGCAGGCAGGATCAGTCCTGACGGCTGGTCACTTCCAGCAGGTGATAGCCGAACTGGGTCTTCACCGGGCCCTGCACCACGTTGACCGGTGCGCTGAATACCACGGTGTCGAACTCTTTAACCATCTGGCCTGGGCCGAACGAGCCGAGATCACCGCCGCTGCGGCTGGACGGGCAGCTGGAGTTGTCTTTGGCGACTTGGGCGAAGTCAGCACCGCCTTCGATTGCGGCTTTCAGTTCGTTGCACTTGTCTTCGCTGGCAACCAGGATGTGGCGGGCAGTGGCGCGGGCCATGGGAGTTACTCCTTATAAAGAAGCGGCAAAGCCTACCGTAATCGTTCAGCGATTCAAACGCTGCACGTATGACGTTTATCGGTTGGCCAGGAAAAAACTGCCTGAGGTGC includes:
- a CDS encoding peptidylprolyl isomerase; the protein is MARATARHILVASEDKCNELKAAIEGGADFAQVAKDNSSCPSSRSGGDLGSFGPGQMVKEFDTVVFSAPVNVVQGPVKTQFGYHLLEVTSRQD